The Urbifossiella limnaea genome has a window encoding:
- a CDS encoding DinB family protein gives MFDRERRLYADQYGYARQLTADIPDEEFAEEPVPGMNHPAWILGHLTVTADFGLHLLGEKPVAPEGWGAMFSPGSVPDPNRGNYPTKAEYLNAYEAAHAGLSAAVAALDDARAAKPNPVASLKARFPTLGDLVAHLLTTHEATHLGQLSAWRRIMGKKGVSV, from the coding sequence ATGTTCGACCGCGAGCGGCGGCTTTACGCAGACCAGTACGGTTACGCCCGGCAGCTGACCGCCGACATCCCGGACGAGGAGTTCGCCGAGGAGCCGGTGCCGGGGATGAACCACCCGGCGTGGATCCTCGGCCACCTCACCGTCACCGCCGACTTCGGCCTCCACCTGCTCGGCGAGAAGCCGGTGGCCCCGGAGGGTTGGGGCGCCATGTTTTCGCCCGGCTCCGTCCCCGACCCGAACCGCGGCAACTACCCCACGAAGGCCGAGTACCTGAACGCCTACGAGGCGGCGCACGCCGGCCTGTCCGCGGCCGTTGCGGCCCTCGACGACGCCCGCGCCGCGAAGCCGAACCCCGTGGCGAGCCTGAAAGCGCGCTTCCCAACGCTCGGTGATCTGGTGGCGCACCTGCTGACGACGCACGAGGCGACGCACCTCGGCCAGCTGTCGGCGTGGCGCCGCATTATGGGGAAGAAGGGCGTGTCGGTGTAA
- a CDS encoding NUDIX hydrolase: MPREIVYTGRRVSVAIDTFTAADGSTVRRDFIVHPGAVVILPVLDAETVVLLRNHRWVVGETLWEVPAGTREPNEPLEACARRELAEETGYTAARWTYLGFLYASPGVMNEQLHLFVAEDLTPGPMALEADEQLEPVTVPLAEAVRMCLSGEVKDAKTITSLLLWERRAK, translated from the coding sequence ATGCCCCGCGAGATCGTCTACACCGGCCGCCGCGTCTCGGTCGCCATCGACACCTTCACCGCCGCGGACGGCTCGACCGTCCGCCGCGACTTCATCGTGCACCCCGGCGCGGTGGTGATCTTGCCGGTGTTGGATGCGGAAACCGTGGTCCTGCTGCGGAATCATCGCTGGGTGGTGGGCGAAACGTTGTGGGAGGTTCCCGCCGGCACCCGCGAGCCGAACGAGCCGCTGGAGGCGTGCGCGAGGCGCGAGCTGGCCGAGGAGACCGGCTACACCGCGGCGAGGTGGACGTACCTGGGCTTCCTGTACGCTTCGCCCGGCGTGATGAACGAGCAGCTGCACCTGTTCGTGGCCGAGGACCTGACGCCCGGCCCGATGGCGCTCGAGGCCGACGAGCAACTGGAGCCGGTGACGGTGCCGCTGGCCGAGGCGGTGCGGATGTGCCTGAGCGGCGAGGTGAAAGACGCCAAGACGATCACGTCGCTGCTGCTGTGGGAGCGCCGCGCGAAATGA
- the glgC gene encoding glucose-1-phosphate adenylyltransferase — translation MRGVLTVILAGGKGSRLEPLTRDRAKPAVPFGGLYRIIDFTLSNCINSGLRRILVLTQFKSRSLDRHIRAGWSFMSPELGESVEVLPPQQRIDETWYKGTADAIYQNIYSIEREDCDLIMVLAGDHIYKMDYAGMIRAHRERGADVTIGCIPVPLPETRHFGILETSPDDWAKSFLEKPATAPPMPGDPHHALGSMGIYVFPTRLLFELLCEDAATPGSDHDFGKNVIPRMIENGQRVFAYRFRDENRKSVPYWRDVGTLDAYYQANMDLIAIDPVLNLYDGDWPIRTFHPQLPPPKFVFSADGPPGQSRRGEALDSLVCPGSIVSGGQVRRSVLSPRVRVNSYAVVEDSILLDGVDVGRYCRVRRAIIDKEVKLPPYTVLGYDTEFDRRRGFTITDGGIVVVPKTEPADTFLAPNPLPG, via the coding sequence ATGCGCGGCGTGCTGACGGTCATCCTCGCCGGCGGGAAGGGGTCGCGGCTCGAACCGCTGACCCGCGACCGGGCCAAGCCCGCCGTGCCGTTCGGCGGGCTGTACCGGATCATCGACTTCACCCTGTCCAACTGCATCAACAGCGGCCTCCGCCGCATCCTGGTGCTGACGCAGTTCAAGTCGCGGTCGCTGGACCGGCACATCCGGGCCGGGTGGAGCTTCATGAGTCCGGAACTCGGCGAGTCGGTCGAGGTGCTCCCCCCGCAACAGCGAATCGACGAGACGTGGTACAAGGGGACGGCCGACGCCATCTACCAGAACATCTATTCGATCGAGCGCGAGGACTGTGACCTGATCATGGTCCTGGCCGGCGACCACATCTACAAGATGGACTACGCCGGGATGATCCGCGCCCACCGCGAGCGCGGGGCCGACGTGACCATCGGCTGCATCCCCGTCCCGCTCCCGGAGACGCGGCACTTCGGCATCCTGGAAACGTCGCCGGACGACTGGGCCAAGAGCTTCCTGGAGAAGCCGGCGACCGCCCCGCCGATGCCCGGCGACCCGCACCACGCGCTCGGGTCGATGGGGATTTACGTGTTCCCGACGCGGCTGCTGTTCGAGTTGCTGTGCGAGGACGCGGCGACGCCGGGGAGCGACCACGACTTCGGCAAGAACGTGATCCCGCGGATGATCGAGAACGGGCAGCGGGTGTTCGCCTACCGGTTCCGCGACGAGAACCGCAAGTCGGTGCCCTACTGGCGCGACGTCGGCACCCTGGACGCCTACTACCAGGCGAACATGGACCTGATCGCCATCGACCCGGTACTGAACCTGTACGACGGCGACTGGCCGATCCGCACGTTCCACCCGCAGCTGCCGCCGCCGAAGTTCGTGTTCAGCGCCGACGGCCCGCCGGGCCAGTCCCGCCGCGGCGAGGCGCTCGACAGTCTGGTCTGCCCCGGGAGCATCGTGTCCGGCGGGCAGGTGCGGCGGAGCGTGCTGTCGCCGCGGGTGCGGGTGAACAGTTACGCCGTCGTGGAAGATTCGATCCTTCTCGACGGCGTGGACGTGGGCCGGTACTGCCGCGTCCGGCGGGCGATCATCGACAAGGAGGTGAAGCTGCCGCCGTACACGGTGCTCGGCTACGACACCGAGTTCGACCGCCGTCGCGGGTTCACGATCACCGACGGCGGCATCGTGGTCGTGCCGAAGACGGAGCCGGCGGACACGTTCCTCGCGCCGAACCCGCTACCCGGCTGA
- the hisS gene encoding histidine--tRNA ligase — protein MIDPKTLSGFRDYLPATMIPRERIVGCVRDVCRSYGFTPIDTPAVESLDVLLGKGGDESDKLVYRVRSAKAEKEEAGLRFDLTVPFARFAAQYVPQLGTPFKRYATGPVWRGERPGKGRFREFWQCDFDTIGTTSNAADIETALVINDLFAAIGIDRFEVRVNNRLLLNGLLDLYGLSDRAVPLLRSLDKLPKIGRDKVAEEMLKEAAVTADQAARVLDLAETTGSNEEVLARVESFFAGAPNDKAAEGLRRLRELLSVANAAGVPDGRFRIDLSICRGLDYYTGTIYETFLTDLPGIGSVCSGGRYDNLASLYTKQVLPGVGASLGLDRLIAALEEMKHPLLGGATTPADVLVVQFDAARLGDYQRVARLLRAAGVAVEVYPDAKKVGQQLQYAEKRGFRVALIAGSAEFEQGVWKVKDLARREEVAVPEAEVVARIKASR, from the coding sequence GTGATCGATCCGAAAACCTTGTCGGGCTTCCGCGACTACCTCCCCGCGACGATGATCCCGCGCGAGCGGATCGTGGGGTGCGTCCGCGACGTGTGCCGCTCCTACGGCTTCACCCCCATCGACACGCCGGCCGTCGAGTCGCTCGACGTGCTCCTCGGCAAGGGCGGCGACGAGTCGGACAAGCTCGTCTACCGCGTGCGCAGCGCCAAGGCCGAGAAGGAGGAAGCCGGCCTCCGCTTCGACCTCACGGTGCCGTTCGCGCGGTTCGCCGCGCAGTACGTCCCGCAGCTGGGCACGCCGTTCAAGCGGTACGCGACGGGGCCGGTGTGGCGCGGCGAGCGGCCGGGGAAGGGCCGGTTCCGCGAGTTCTGGCAGTGCGACTTCGACACCATCGGCACCACCTCGAACGCCGCCGACATCGAGACGGCGCTCGTCATCAACGACCTGTTCGCCGCCATCGGCATCGACCGCTTCGAGGTGCGGGTGAACAACCGGCTGCTGCTCAACGGTCTGCTCGATCTCTACGGCCTGAGTGACAGGGCGGTGCCACTGTTGCGCTCGCTCGACAAGCTGCCGAAGATCGGTCGCGACAAGGTGGCCGAGGAGATGCTGAAGGAAGCGGCCGTGACCGCCGACCAGGCCGCCCGCGTGCTCGACCTCGCCGAAACGACCGGCAGCAACGAGGAGGTGCTGGCGCGAGTCGAATCCTTCTTCGCGGGCGCGCCGAACGACAAGGCCGCGGAAGGGCTGCGGCGGCTGCGCGAGTTGCTGTCGGTGGCGAACGCGGCGGGCGTGCCGGACGGCCGGTTCCGCATCGACCTGAGCATCTGCCGTGGCCTCGACTACTACACCGGCACCATCTACGAGACCTTCCTGACCGACCTCCCCGGCATCGGCTCCGTCTGCTCCGGCGGCCGGTACGACAACCTCGCCAGCCTGTACACGAAGCAGGTGCTGCCGGGCGTCGGCGCGTCGCTCGGGCTCGACCGCCTCATCGCCGCGCTGGAGGAGATGAAGCACCCGCTGCTGGGCGGCGCGACCACGCCCGCCGACGTACTCGTGGTGCAGTTCGACGCGGCCCGGCTCGGCGACTACCAGCGCGTGGCGCGGCTGCTGCGGGCGGCGGGCGTCGCGGTCGAGGTGTACCCGGACGCGAAGAAGGTGGGCCAGCAGTTGCAGTACGCCGAGAAGCGCGGCTTCCGCGTGGCGCTGATCGCCGGCTCGGCCGAGTTCGAGCAAGGCGTGTGGAAGGTGAAAGACCTGGCGCGGCGCGAGGAAGTGGCGGTGCCGGAGGCGGAGGTGGTCGCGCGCATCAAGGCGAGCCGATGA
- a CDS encoding serine/threonine protein kinase, which produces MPSESIAGFLDEAKANRVLIPEQVEQLIRQPDVPQENLDALCAYLEDRGALTRFQADALRAGRGGDLTFAGYPVLDEIGPCPGGTAYRALHPSLRTPVVLRRLRPAALLPADNPAALVQRARSFPTYHPNLLAPLDAGASGDEFYAAVEEPADMDTLEQLVVEIGPMPAFLAAEFGRQAASALRTVDERGLWHGDVRPASLLAGPMTVKSTDDGHAKRRPAPNAAVKVAELGLVPLRPAASAAPPALGAIAYLPPERVDHAWYDARGDQYGLGASLYYLLTGKPPFAASNPDELLQQVRTAEPLPLGSLRPDLPAPLIAVVERLMAKRPEQRFARFADVEMALIPYCRPGTVAPAVPVPAHPTPVPEAAAVPESAESFPAAGAEWGAPDTDAFTTSHAAAGPVYKERKPADQKRTRLLIILGLCLHTSAMLLLAAWIFGWFEPSPEPTPVPPKNEKQKENKKNVRKA; this is translated from the coding sequence ATGCCCTCCGAATCGATCGCCGGCTTCCTCGACGAAGCGAAGGCGAATCGCGTCCTGATCCCCGAGCAGGTCGAGCAGCTGATCCGCCAGCCCGACGTGCCTCAGGAAAACCTCGACGCCCTGTGCGCGTACCTGGAAGACCGCGGGGCGCTGACCCGCTTCCAGGCCGACGCCCTCCGCGCCGGCCGCGGGGGCGACCTCACGTTCGCCGGCTACCCCGTCCTCGACGAGATCGGCCCCTGCCCCGGCGGCACCGCCTACCGGGCACTCCACCCGTCGCTCCGCACCCCGGTCGTGCTCCGCCGCCTGCGCCCCGCCGCGCTCCTGCCGGCGGACAACCCGGCGGCCCTGGTGCAGCGGGCGCGGTCGTTCCCGACGTACCACCCGAACCTGCTGGCGCCGCTGGACGCGGGGGCGAGCGGCGACGAGTTCTACGCCGCCGTCGAAGAGCCGGCCGACATGGACACGCTCGAACAGCTGGTCGTCGAGATCGGCCCGATGCCGGCGTTCCTGGCCGCGGAGTTCGGCCGGCAGGCGGCGTCGGCCCTACGCACCGTGGACGAGCGCGGCCTCTGGCACGGCGACGTCCGCCCCGCGAGCCTCCTCGCGGGCCCGATGACGGTGAAGTCGACCGACGACGGCCACGCGAAGCGCCGCCCCGCGCCGAACGCCGCGGTGAAGGTCGCGGAGCTCGGGCTGGTGCCGCTCCGCCCCGCGGCGTCGGCCGCACCACCGGCCCTGGGGGCGATCGCGTACCTCCCGCCGGAGCGCGTCGATCACGCCTGGTACGACGCCCGCGGCGACCAGTACGGCCTCGGGGCCAGCCTGTACTACCTGCTGACCGGCAAGCCGCCGTTCGCCGCGTCGAACCCTGACGAACTCCTCCAGCAGGTGCGCACCGCGGAGCCGCTGCCGCTCGGCTCGCTGCGGCCGGACCTGCCGGCGCCGTTGATCGCCGTCGTCGAGCGGCTGATGGCGAAGCGGCCCGAGCAGCGGTTCGCCCGCTTCGCCGACGTGGAGATGGCACTGATCCCGTACTGCCGGCCGGGCACGGTCGCGCCGGCGGTGCCCGTTCCCGCGCACCCGACGCCGGTGCCGGAAGCGGCGGCCGTGCCGGAGTCGGCCGAGTCGTTCCCGGCCGCGGGCGCGGAGTGGGGGGCGCCGGACACCGACGCCTTCACCACGTCGCACGCCGCCGCGGGGCCGGTGTACAAGGAGCGCAAGCCCGCCGACCAGAAGCGGACGCGGCTCCTGATCATCCTCGGCCTCTGCCTGCACACGAGTGCCATGCTGCTGCTGGCGGCCTGGATTTTCGGGTGGTTCGAGCCGAGCCCGGAGCCGACGCCGGTGCCGCCGAAGAACGAGAAGCAGAAGGAGAACAAGAAGAACGTCAGGAAGGCGTGA
- a CDS encoding sugar phosphate isomerase/epimerase family protein codes for MKPCVSQACTMPAAVADDLAAFAAAGLPAAEVWLTKLEKHLEAVSAESTAAFLAEQGITLAAAAYQGGLLLSQGEARRAHFEHFRRRLELCQRFAIPTLLVAADFAQKPDGPSLGRALVSLTEAAKWAAGFGVTLGLEFRGGDAFLNNLDTALTLVERCGEPNVGVCLDVFHYYKGPSKPEDLERLTAKNVVHVQVCDVAGVPREVMTDADRVLPGEGDFRLEPIVRRLREIGYAGYVSLELNNPVLWQLPPAQVADAAMKSLTRLLRS; via the coding sequence ATGAAGCCGTGCGTCAGTCAGGCCTGCACGATGCCCGCGGCCGTCGCCGACGACCTGGCCGCGTTCGCCGCCGCCGGCCTCCCCGCCGCCGAGGTGTGGCTGACGAAGCTGGAAAAACACCTCGAAGCGGTGTCGGCCGAGTCCACGGCCGCGTTCCTGGCCGAACAGGGGATAACACTCGCGGCCGCGGCCTACCAGGGCGGGCTGCTCCTGTCGCAGGGTGAGGCCCGGCGGGCGCACTTCGAGCACTTCCGCCGGCGGCTCGAGCTGTGCCAGCGCTTCGCCATCCCGACGCTGCTCGTCGCCGCCGACTTCGCCCAGAAGCCGGACGGCCCCAGCCTCGGCCGGGCGCTCGTGTCGCTGACGGAAGCCGCCAAGTGGGCCGCGGGCTTTGGGGTGACGCTCGGCCTGGAGTTCCGCGGCGGCGACGCCTTCCTGAACAACCTGGACACCGCACTCACCCTGGTCGAGCGCTGCGGCGAGCCGAACGTCGGCGTCTGCCTCGACGTGTTCCACTACTACAAGGGGCCGAGCAAGCCCGAAGACCTGGAGCGGCTCACGGCGAAGAACGTGGTTCACGTGCAAGTCTGCGACGTGGCCGGCGTTCCCCGGGAGGTGATGACCGACGCCGACCGCGTGCTGCCCGGCGAGGGCGACTTCCGGCTGGAGCCGATCGTCCGCCGGTTGCGCGAGATCGGCTACGCCGGGTACGTGTCGCTGGAACTGAACAACCCGGTGCTGTGGCAGCTGCCCCCCGCCCAGGTGGCGGACGCGGCGATGAAATCTCTCACGCGATTATTACGATCCTGA
- the hpt gene encoding hypoxanthine phosphoribosyltransferase yields the protein MDVLITADEIRERIDRMAAEIGAAYHDGRPVTVVGILTGCLVFMADLIRRIDLPVRVAFITASSYRGEATTPGKLLIRDELLPDIRGRHVLLLDDILDTGKTLTRVVAHLLDRGAETVKAGVLLRKVGRQEVPFDPDFVGFTIPDRFVVGYGLDFNDEHRHLPYIGVLDGPAA from the coding sequence ATGGACGTGCTCATCACCGCGGACGAGATCCGCGAGCGCATCGACCGCATGGCGGCGGAGATCGGGGCCGCGTACCACGACGGCCGGCCGGTCACCGTCGTCGGCATCCTCACCGGCTGCCTCGTCTTCATGGCCGACCTCATCCGCCGCATCGACCTTCCCGTGCGGGTCGCGTTCATCACCGCGTCGAGCTACCGCGGCGAGGCCACCACCCCCGGCAAGCTCCTCATCCGCGACGAACTCCTCCCCGACATCCGCGGCCGGCACGTCCTTCTCCTCGACGACATCCTCGACACCGGCAAGACGCTGACCCGGGTGGTGGCCCACCTGCTCGACCGGGGGGCCGAGACGGTCAAGGCCGGCGTGCTGCTGCGGAAGGTCGGGCGGCAGGAGGTGCCGTTCGACCCGGACTTCGTCGGGTTCACCATCCCCGACCGGTTCGTCGTCGGCTACGGGCTCGACTTCAACGACGAGCACCGCCACCTGCCGTACATCGGCGTCCTCGACGGGCCGGCCGCGTGA
- a CDS encoding glycosyltransferase, translating to MTAARLLFLASDLGATGAAKQLALLLPRLAADGVTPAVAVLGNDDTDAAVRLRAAGVSVQATPLRSAFDPAGRRKLRTLAAAFAPTAVHAWGPSAVQAGRALSRWGGPPLVASAAAHPGTGFGGWAATRALRAADRVVAASWAEADAYRRLGVVGDNLTRIPPAVEPAPPTPDRAAVLNDLGLPPTARLILTAGRLEPSDGLKSAIWAFDILRYTFPDLHLVVVGDGPGRADLDAFVQSLAFDDVRVHFAGARPDLPALLGLAEAVWVLQPRGGVNLALEAMAAGRPVVAWGNPDLTEVVEDGETGFLVAVGDKAQVSARTHVLLSVPASAAQFGAAGKARAAERFDAGRMAAPFARVYDELPRRSRGGSP from the coding sequence GTGACCGCCGCCCGCCTGCTGTTCCTGGCCTCCGACCTCGGCGCCACCGGCGCCGCGAAGCAACTCGCGCTCCTGCTGCCGCGGCTCGCGGCGGACGGGGTCACGCCCGCCGTCGCGGTTCTCGGGAATGACGACACGGATGCCGCCGTTCGCCTCCGCGCCGCCGGCGTGAGCGTGCAGGCGACACCGCTGCGGTCGGCGTTCGACCCGGCCGGTCGGCGGAAGCTGCGGACCCTGGCCGCCGCGTTCGCCCCCACGGCGGTCCACGCGTGGGGGCCGTCGGCCGTGCAGGCCGGCCGCGCCCTCAGTCGCTGGGGCGGGCCGCCGCTGGTCGCGTCCGCGGCGGCGCACCCCGGCACCGGCTTTGGCGGGTGGGCGGCAACGCGCGCGCTCCGCGCCGCGGACCGTGTCGTCGCCGCGTCGTGGGCCGAGGCCGACGCGTACCGCCGGCTCGGCGTTGTCGGGGACAACTTGACGCGCATCCCCCCCGCGGTCGAACCCGCCCCCCCGACCCCGGACCGCGCCGCGGTCCTGAACGACCTCGGGCTGCCGCCGACGGCTCGCCTCATCCTCACAGCCGGCAGGCTCGAACCGAGCGACGGCCTGAAGTCCGCCATCTGGGCGTTCGACATCCTGCGATACACCTTCCCCGACCTGCACCTCGTGGTCGTCGGGGATGGCCCCGGCCGGGCCGACCTCGACGCGTTCGTGCAGTCCCTTGCCTTCGACGACGTGCGCGTTCACTTCGCCGGCGCGCGGCCGGACCTGCCGGCGCTGCTGGGGCTGGCCGAGGCGGTGTGGGTGCTCCAGCCGCGCGGCGGCGTGAACCTTGCACTGGAGGCGATGGCCGCCGGCCGGCCGGTGGTCGCCTGGGGCAACCCGGACCTGACCGAGGTCGTCGAGGACGGCGAAACCGGCTTCCTGGTCGCCGTCGGCGACAAGGCGCAGGTGTCGGCCCGCACGCACGTCCTGCTGTCGGTCCCGGCCTCCGCGGCCCAGTTCGGGGCGGCGGGGAAGGCCCGCGCGGCCGAGCGGTTCGACGCGGGGCGGATGGCCGCCCCGTTCGCCCGGGTGTACGACGAACTCCCCCGCCGCTCCCGCGGCGGCTCTCCCTGA
- a CDS encoding NAD-binding protein, which produces MVKAEPPRVAVIGAGPVGVEAALAAKAAGCRVSVYDRGQVGEHLARWGHARMFTPFGMNTTSLGLQTLRQERRAKDVPADTDLLTGRQFREAYLVPLAESEALLECMNPQHAVLAIGRAGSLKKSEPDDGRRPFRLLLRGANGAERIDTADAVLDCTGTFNTPNWLGDGNLPAVGELAARPHIAAGFEDVLGDRRGHYAGKSIAVIGDGYTAAATVLQLAALAEEHAETWVFWLTNGPRGAPLPRLANDPLKERDRLAVKANSLATRCDGNLEFHAQTLLDEVVCHGPEQGFRVGGRGAGKPVTWEVERVIACVGYRADLRLSTGLKVDEPTGRPETREPGYFLLGAKSFGRDSGFLLRDGHEQVRRVVALLTGQGVALRRAA; this is translated from the coding sequence ATGGTGAAGGCGGAGCCGCCGCGGGTGGCGGTGATCGGGGCCGGACCGGTCGGCGTCGAGGCGGCGCTGGCCGCGAAGGCCGCCGGCTGCCGCGTCAGCGTCTACGACCGCGGCCAGGTCGGCGAGCACCTCGCCCGCTGGGGCCACGCGCGCATGTTCACGCCGTTCGGCATGAATACGACGAGTCTGGGCCTGCAAACGCTTCGCCAGGAGCGCCGCGCCAAGGACGTACCCGCGGACACTGACCTACTCACGGGCCGGCAGTTCCGCGAAGCGTACCTCGTGCCGCTGGCCGAGTCCGAGGCGCTGCTTGAGTGCATGAACCCGCAGCACGCCGTGCTGGCGATCGGCCGGGCCGGGTCGCTCAAGAAATCGGAGCCGGACGACGGCCGCCGCCCGTTCCGGCTGCTACTCCGCGGCGCGAACGGCGCCGAGCGGATCGACACCGCCGACGCCGTACTCGACTGCACCGGCACGTTCAACACGCCGAACTGGCTCGGCGACGGCAACCTCCCCGCGGTCGGCGAGCTGGCCGCCCGGCCGCACATCGCCGCCGGCTTCGAGGACGTTCTCGGCGACCGCCGCGGCCACTACGCCGGCAAGAGTATCGCCGTGATCGGCGACGGGTACACGGCCGCGGCGACGGTGCTGCAACTGGCCGCGCTCGCCGAGGAGCACGCCGAGACGTGGGTGTTCTGGCTCACGAACGGCCCGCGCGGCGCCCCGCTGCCGCGGCTGGCGAACGACCCGCTGAAGGAGCGCGACCGCCTCGCGGTGAAGGCCAACTCGCTGGCCACCCGCTGCGACGGTAACCTCGAATTCCACGCACAAACACTGTTGGACGAGGTGGTGTGTCACGGCCCGGAGCAGGGCTTCCGCGTTGGCGGCCGCGGGGCCGGGAAGCCGGTGACGTGGGAGGTCGAGCGGGTGATCGCGTGCGTCGGCTACCGCGCCGACCTGCGGCTGAGCACGGGCCTGAAGGTGGACGAGCCGACGGGCCGGCCCGAGACTCGCGAGCCGGGGTACTTCTTGCTGGGCGCAAAGAGTTTCGGCCGCGATTCGGGCTTCCTGCTGCGCGACGGCCACGAGCAGGTGCGCCGCGTGGTGGCGCTGCTGACGGGGCAGGGGGTCGCGCTCCGGCGCGCGGCGTGA
- a CDS encoding 3'-5' exonuclease: MAKRLDQVLVIDIESTCWDGGYPPKGQSNDIIEIGLCPLELSTGRRLEKKSILVRPERSTVSPFCTQLTTLTQDQVAGGVAFKDACKMLEDEYLSQARLWASFGDYDRKQFDKQCRETGVRYPFGPSHLNIKTLFAAGRALPSELGLPQAMALSGLKLEGTHHRGHDDAWNIAAVLWEMLRKLRG, translated from the coding sequence ATGGCCAAGCGGCTCGATCAGGTTCTCGTCATCGACATCGAATCGACCTGCTGGGACGGCGGCTACCCGCCGAAGGGGCAGAGCAACGACATCATCGAGATCGGCCTGTGCCCGCTGGAGCTGAGCACCGGCCGGCGGCTGGAGAAGAAGAGCATCCTGGTGCGGCCGGAGCGCTCGACGGTGAGCCCGTTCTGCACGCAACTGACGACGCTGACGCAGGACCAGGTGGCCGGCGGCGTGGCGTTCAAGGACGCCTGCAAGATGCTGGAGGACGAGTACCTGTCGCAGGCCCGGCTGTGGGCGAGCTTCGGCGACTACGACCGGAAGCAGTTCGACAAGCAGTGCCGTGAGACGGGCGTGCGCTACCCGTTCGGCCCGAGCCACCTGAACATCAAGACGCTATTCGCGGCCGGCCGGGCGCTGCCGTCGGAGTTGGGTCTGCCGCAGGCGATGGCCCTGAGCGGCCTGAAGTTGGAGGGCACCCACCACCGCGGCCACGACGACGCCTGGAACATCGCCGCCGTGCTGTGGGAGATGCTGCGGAAGCTGCGGGGGTGA
- a CDS encoding M50 family metallopeptidase: protein MRDPMSWALPLFRASGIPVKLHVFFIIVTLGLFVRQVTAKDNPIEWGDVFLFTIVLLFVVILLHEFGHAFAARALGGEAREILIWPLGGLAMVEIPNTPRAHLLTAVAGPAVNALICVAVAVPLLVSGFVPNANPLANPFVSEMYNYRDGRDHTSEYGLKVYKAGTNEQLPQSVLYDVLTKRQETGFQSRVAWKPETAAEVAAGMPGERAVAPGWAVWLNRTFWLSWVLLLFNLVPAYPLDGGQVLQSVVWGRSDLRRGVTVAAYTGFAFALIFLIVSVAANETLFMGLSLFMLYSCSQRLQQLDTDEGPFGYDFSAGYTSLERDDEPPPRPKRKQGALARWWQARKARKIAAENAQRVRDEERMEELLGKIAATGMGSLTDEERRFLERFSARYRRE from the coding sequence ATGCGCGATCCGATGAGCTGGGCATTACCGCTCTTCCGGGCGTCCGGCATCCCGGTCAAGCTGCACGTCTTCTTCATCATCGTGACGCTCGGCCTGTTCGTCCGTCAGGTCACCGCCAAGGACAACCCCATCGAATGGGGCGACGTGTTCCTGTTCACCATCGTCCTGTTGTTCGTCGTCATCCTGCTGCACGAGTTCGGCCACGCCTTCGCCGCCCGCGCGCTCGGCGGCGAGGCCCGCGAAATCCTCATCTGGCCGCTCGGCGGGCTGGCGATGGTCGAGATCCCGAACACGCCGCGGGCGCACCTCCTGACCGCCGTCGCCGGGCCGGCCGTGAACGCGCTCATCTGCGTGGCCGTGGCGGTCCCCCTGCTCGTGTCCGGGTTCGTCCCGAACGCGAACCCGCTGGCCAACCCGTTCGTCTCGGAGATGTACAACTACCGCGACGGCCGCGACCACACCAGCGAGTACGGTCTGAAGGTGTACAAGGCCGGCACGAACGAGCAGCTGCCGCAGAGCGTGCTGTACGACGTGCTGACGAAGCGGCAGGAGACGGGCTTCCAGAGCCGCGTGGCGTGGAAGCCGGAGACGGCCGCGGAAGTGGCGGCGGGAATGCCCGGCGAGCGGGCCGTCGCCCCCGGCTGGGCGGTGTGGCTGAACCGCACCTTCTGGCTGTCGTGGGTGCTCCTCCTGTTCAACCTGGTGCCGGCGTACCCGCTCGACGGCGGGCAGGTGCTCCAGTCGGTGGTCTGGGGCCGGTCCGACCTCCGCCGGGGCGTGACCGTGGCGGCGTACACCGGGTTCGCGTTCGCGTTGATCTTCCTGATCGTGTCGGTGGCGGCGAACGAGACGCTGTTCATGGGGCTGTCGCTGTTCATGCTGTACTCGTGCTCGCAGCGGCTCCAGCAGCTGGACACCGACGAGGGGCCGTTCGGGTACGACTTCTCGGCCGGGTACACGAGCCTGGAGCGGGACGACGAGCCCCCGCCGCGGCCGAAGCGGAAGCAGGGGGCGCTCGCCCGCTGGTGGCAGGCCCGCAAGGCGCGGAAGATCGCCGCCGAGAACGCCCAGCGCGTCCGCGACGAGGAGCGGATGGAGGAGCTGCTGGGCAAGATCGCCGCGACCGGAATGGGCTCGCTGACCGACGAGGAGCGGCGCTTCCTGGAGCGCTTCAGCGCCCGCTACCGGCGGGAATGA